One genomic segment of Tripterygium wilfordii isolate XIE 37 chromosome 9, ASM1340144v1, whole genome shotgun sequence includes these proteins:
- the LOC120005723 gene encoding uncharacterized protein LOC120005723, with the protein MGLSINMNPSSPEPQSLYLTHKIFLLCNYILLGASSSCIFLTLSLRLVPSVCGFFFILLHIITISVAICGCTAATYGSNKWYAANMVTTVLTAIFQGSVSAMIFMETSNFLGFLKSYVREEDGRVILRLVGGLCVLIFCLECVVLTLSFVLRYHAFVEGNLGSKGSMDVRGRPLFNV; encoded by the coding sequence ATGGGTTTATCAATCAATATGAACCCATCTTCTCCTGAGCCTCAATCTCTATACCTAACCCACAAAATCTTCCTCCTTTGCAACTACATTCTATTGGGTGCATCTTCTAGCTGCATCTTCCTCACTCTCTCGCTCCGCTTAGTTCCTTCCGTTTGTGGATTCTTCTTTATTCTCCTTCACATAATCACAATCTCCGTCGCCATTTGCGGGTGCACGGCGGCCACATATGGATCCAACAAATGGTATGCTGCTAATATGGTGACCACCGTCCTAACAGCCATATTTCAAGGCTCAGTGTCCGCAATGATCTTCATGGAAACAAGCAATTTCTTGGGATTTTTGAAGTCTTATGTGAGGGAAGAGGATGGTAGGGTAATATTGAGATTGGTTGGTGGGTTGTGTGTGTTGATTTTCTGCTTGGAATGTGTGGTCTTAACACTTTCATTTGTGTTAAGATACCATGCCTTTGTGGAAGGAAATTTGGGGTCTAAGGGTTCTATGGATGTAAGAGGCAGGCCTCTTTTTAATGTTTAG
- the LOC120005722 gene encoding U5 small nuclear ribonucleoprotein 40 kDa protein — translation MQMQFVPRDSENALSVSGPRPMEWSTVPYSGSQAPGPNGKQRTSSLESPIMLLTGHQSAIYTMKFNPAGTLIASGSHDREIFLWYVHGECKNFMVLKGHKNAILDLHWTTDGSQIVSASPDKTVRAWDVETGKQIKKMAEHSSFVNSCHPSRRGPPLIVSGSDDGTAKLWDMRQRGAIQTFPDKYQITAVSFSDASDKIYTGGIDNDVKVWDLRKGEVIMTLQGHQDMITGMSLSPDGSYLLTNGMDSKLCIWDMRPYAPQNRCVKVFEGHQHNFEKNLLKCSWSPDGSKVTAGSSDRMVYVWDTTSRRILYKLPGHTGSVNESVFHPTDAIVGSCSSDKQIYLGEI, via the coding sequence ATGCAAATGCAATTTGTACCAAGAGATAGCGAAAATGCTTTGTCCGTGTCTGGTCCAAGGCCAATGGAATGGTCTACTGTTCCATATAGTGGGTCCCAAGCACCTGGACCAAATGGAAAGCAGCGGACATCAAGTTTGGAATCGCCTATAATGTTGTTGACCGGTCATCAGAGTGCTATATACACAATGAAGTTCAATCCTGCTGGGACTCTTATTGCATCTGGGTCTCATGACAGAGAAATTTTCCTATGGTATGTGCATGGGGAATGCAAAAATTTCATGGTCCTAAAGGGACACAAGAACGCAATATTGGATCTTCACTGGACTACTGATGGATCCCAGATAGTATCAGCCAGCCCTGATAAAACTGTGAGGGCATGGGATGTTGAGACAggcaaacaaattaaaaagatGGCAGAGCACTCCTCCTTTGTGAACTCATGCCATCCTTCCCGGAGGGGGCCTCCTCTCATTGTCAGTGGGTCTGATGATGGAACTGCAAAACTGTGGGATATGCGTCAGAGGGGTGCCATTCAAACATTCCCAGATAAATACCAAATCACTGCTGTCAGCTTTTCTGATGCGTCGGATAAGATTTATACAGGTGGCATTGACAATGATGTTAAGGTATGGGACTTGCGCAAGGGTGAGGTTATCATGACACTTCAAGGCCATCAGGATATGATTACAGGTATGTCATTGAGTCCGGATGGCTCCTATCTACTCACAAATGGCATGGACAGCAAGCTCTGCATCTGGGATATGCGCCCGTATGCACCACAGAATCGCTGTGTAAAGGTGTTTGAAGGGCACCAACACAACTttgagaaaaacttgttgaaATGTAGCTGGTCACCAGATGGAAGCAAGGTCACTGCTGGCAGTTCAGATCGGATGGTTTACGTATGGGATACAACTTCTCGCCGCATCTTATACAAGCTTCCTGGCCACACTGGATCGGTGAATGAGTCTGTCTTCCATCCTACGGATGCTATTGTTGGATCTTGTAGCAGCGACAAACAAATATATCTTGGGGAGATCTGA
- the LOC120006019 gene encoding serine carboxypeptidase-like — MHLRDSADEIVEVKTLEAFIFMTTVTLRFQARIKEEGCSKSAASVKLCQTYSGYSCNRKHNRAYMDYLNVNNGMRRLIYQRQEEVAKKFSSSYPHLGMPDIPITLSLQQQWSSHPKNQEEKLTRSTNLFPEDDVGIFKDNSLVDIQSLIEKEFKFPFLPASDPLIESLARHVSYLSLPHTTDSRMFYYFFHSRKSKDDPVVIWLTGGPGGNSAISIFNGNGPFRIEKDGSNNLYLKWNDYGWDMVSNIIYVDQPIGTGLSYTSNNNDIRHNQTSISNDLYDFLQEFFKLYPNFINNDFFITGQSYAGHYAPALASRILEGNRQKERIHINLKGFAVGNGLTDFKIQHPSIPDYAWSERIITLEQYNQIKQLNPRCTGNDTACLDAYTFCDSIYQQTLETGNFDSKDIRKTRGASSDYSTLTSFMNKQTVKDALGVSDREFVLLSMPVYTALRGDWAKNLEVYIPTLLKDRIKVLIYAGDKDLIANRLGNFRWVLNMEWYDKQKFINSEVVTFKVEESNSGLMTRHEPLTFIKVYDSGHNVPWDQPKVALHMIKNWMQGDL, encoded by the exons ATGCATCTTCGTGACAGTGCAGATGAA ATTGTTGAAGTCAAAACTCTTGAAGCTTTCATTTTCATGACGACTGTGACTCT CCGGTTCCAAGCTCGGATAAAGGAGGAGGGTTGCAGTAAGTCGGCAGCCAGTGTAAAGTTGTGCCAAACTTACTCTGGCTACTCTTGCAACCG AAAACACAATAGAGCTTACATGGATTATCTCAATGTCAACAATGGTATGAGGAGGTTGATTTATCAACGACAAGAAGAAGTTGCAAAGAAATTT TCATCGTCATATCCTCACTTGGGTATGCCGGATATACCAATCACTCTATCCCTTCAACAACAGTGGTCGTCTCATCCAAAAAACCAAGAAGAAAAGCTAACAAGATCAACTAACCTGTTCCCTGAAGATGATGTTGGTATCTTCAAGGATAACTCTTTAGTTGATATTCAATCCCTTATTGAGAAGGAATTTAAATTTCCTTTCCTTCCTGCTTCGGACCCTTTAATTGAAAGCCTTGCTCGTCATGTCAGTTACTTAAGCCTTCCGCATACTACAGATTCAAG GATGTTCTACTACTTCTTTCACTCACGGAAGAGTAAAGATGATCCAGTTGTTATATGGTTGACTGGAGGGCCAGGAGGCAatagtgcaatttcaatattTAACGGAAATGGTCCTTTTCGTATTGAAAAAGATGGCTCAAATAACCTCTACCTAAAATGGAATGATTATGGTTGGGATATG gtaTCAAACattatatatgttgatcaaCCTATTGGAACAGGTTTgagttatacttctaacaatAATGATATAAGACACAATCAAACTAGTATCAGCAAtgatttgtatgattttttacAG GAATTCTTTAAACTATAtcctaattttattaataacgATTTTTTCATAACTGGACAATCTTATGCTGGTCATTATGCTCCTGCTTTAGCTTCTCGGATACTAGAAGGAAAtagacaaaaagagagaattcaTATAAATCTTAAG GGTTTCGCTGTTGGTAATGGACTTACAGATTTTAAAATTCAACACCCATCAATACCAGATTATGCTTGGTCTGAGAGAATAATTACACTCGAGCAGTACAATCAAATAAAGCAATTGAATCCACGAT GCACAGGTAATGATACTGCTTGTTTGGACGCATATACGTTTTGTGATTCAATATATCAACAAACACTTGAGACTGGAAATTTTGAT TCCAAAGACATTAGAAAGACTCGCGGAGCTAGTAGTGACTACTCAACACTGACATCGTTTATGAATAAGCAAACAGTGAAGGATGCTTTGGGCGTATCGGATAGAGAATTTGTTTTGTTGAGCATGCCTGTATACACTGCATTAAGGGGGGACTGGGCAAAAAATCTTGAAGTGTACATTCCAACTCTACTTAAGGATCGAATCAAAGTTCTTATTTATGCGGGAGATAAAGATCTTATTGCCAACAGGCTTG GAAATTTTCGATGGGTCTTGAATATGGAATGGTATGacaaacaaaaatttataaaCTCTGAAGTTGTTACATTTAAAGTTGAAGAAAGTAATTCAGGATTGATGACTAGGCATGAACCTCTCACTTTCATAAAG GTTTATGATTCTGGACACAATGTTCCATGGGATCAGCCGAAAGTTGCTCTGCATATGATAAAAAACTGGATGCAAGGAGATCTCTAA
- the LOC120006017 gene encoding uncharacterized protein LOC120006017, which translates to MDELGHSELGVVEAVNDLWKRERRIWGRQSPHLNKIYGAFGTRVMGVIVIRLGHIHDLGGYHWSLEKNGVYKGVSSLLFYPGLYGITRVGDRGTFDVTRNGASDRIEKPIVNNEFRCSPFHIEMHNGSNYAISIPMQHEGQIEEILQRLKENLSLSWIVIDPIVKRAANVSSRSPISVEWPCNIARNFRLYYSTIMVGYGQLGLGMEAELVECRLVVTCSGVDEGEVHMEEVSMEIRDIEGRRFDGWGSFVILQEA; encoded by the exons ATGGATGAGCTGGGTCATAGCGAATTGGGTGTTGTGGAGGCTGTCAATGATTTGTGGAAGAGGGAAAGAAGGATTTGGGGAAG GCAGTCGCCTCATCTTAATAAAatttatggtgcgtttggtacgagGGTAATGGGTGTAATAGTTATAAGG CTTGGACACATTCACGACCTTGGAGgctaccattggagcttggagaaaaaTGGGGTTTACAAGGGGGTTTCTTCTCTCCTATTTTATCCTGGCTTGTATG gaataacaagggTTGGGGATAGAGGCACTTTTGATGTAACCAGGAATGGAGCATCGGATAGGATAGAGAAACCAATTGTCAACAATGAG TTTCGTTGTTCTCCTTTCCACATCGAAATGCACAACGGGTCAAACTATGCCATTTCAATTCCCATGCAGCATGAAGGACAGATTGAGGAGATTCTTCAGCGTCTAAAAGAGAATTTGAGCTTGAGTTGGATCGTGATCGACCCGATTGTGAAGCGGGCGGCCAATGTGTCTTCAAGGAGTCCGATTTCGGTAGAATGGCCTTGCAATATAGCAAGAAACTTCCGACTGTATTACTCGACTATCATGGTAGGATATGGACAGCTAGGATTGGGAATGGAAGCGGAGTTGGTGGAGTGCAGGTTAGTGGTCACGTGCAGTGGGGTTGACGAAGGGGAAGTGCACATGGAGGAGGTAAGCATGGAGATAAGGGACATTGAAGGAAGGAGATTTGATGGGTGGGGGAGTTTTGTAATTTTACAGGAAGCCTAA